In a single window of the Pseudomonas entomophila genome:
- a CDS encoding acetolactate synthase large subunit, whose protein sequence is MAKAADVVVQCLENEGVEYVFGIPGEENLDLLESLRKSKIKLVLTRHEQSAGFMAATYGRLTGKTGVSLSTLGPGATNLVTASAYAYLGGMPMMMITGQKPIKKSKQGRFQIIDVCGMMDPITKYTHQFASADNIPARMREAFRLAEEEKPGAVHLELPEDIAAEQTDALPIPRSLHRRPLAEHVAIEAAVQKLQNARNPILVIGAGANRKMTAKVLKQLIDKTGIPFITTQMGKGVVDERHPRFLGNAALSSGDFVHRAVEAADLIVNIGHDVIEKPPFFMVRGGTEVIHVSFRSAEVDAVYFPQVEVIGDIANAVWQISEALTDTSHWDFTRLMAIREANEAQIAEGADDDRFPVYPQRMVADIRRALPSEGIVALDNGIYKIWFARNYKAHKPNTVLLDNALATMGAGLPSAMASHLVYPDRPVISVCGDGGFMMNSQELETAVRLGMHLTVVILRDDGYGMIRWKQANMGFTDFGLDYGNPDFVKYAEAYGANGHRVESAEAFLPLLEHCIKTPGVHVIDCPVDYSENDRILNSELRERALAV, encoded by the coding sequence ATGGCCAAGGCCGCCGATGTCGTTGTGCAATGCCTGGAAAACGAAGGTGTCGAGTATGTGTTCGGCATTCCTGGCGAGGAAAACCTCGACCTGCTCGAGTCCCTGCGCAAGTCGAAGATCAAGCTGGTACTGACCCGCCACGAACAATCCGCGGGCTTCATGGCCGCCACCTACGGCCGCCTGACCGGCAAGACCGGCGTCAGCCTGTCGACCCTCGGCCCTGGCGCGACCAACCTGGTGACCGCCAGCGCCTACGCCTACCTGGGCGGCATGCCGATGATGATGATCACCGGCCAGAAGCCGATCAAGAAGTCCAAGCAAGGCCGTTTCCAGATCATCGACGTGTGCGGCATGATGGACCCCATCACCAAGTACACCCACCAGTTCGCCTCGGCCGACAACATTCCTGCCCGTATGCGTGAAGCCTTCCGCCTGGCGGAAGAAGAGAAGCCGGGCGCCGTGCACCTGGAATTGCCGGAAGACATCGCCGCCGAGCAGACCGACGCCCTGCCGATCCCGCGCAGCCTGCACCGTCGCCCGCTGGCCGAGCACGTGGCCATTGAAGCCGCCGTGCAGAAACTGCAGAACGCCCGCAACCCAATCCTGGTGATTGGCGCCGGCGCCAACCGCAAGATGACCGCCAAGGTCCTCAAGCAACTGATCGACAAGACCGGCATCCCGTTCATCACCACCCAGATGGGTAAAGGTGTGGTCGACGAGCGCCACCCGCGCTTCCTGGGCAACGCCGCGCTGTCCTCCGGTGACTTCGTTCACCGTGCCGTCGAAGCTGCCGACCTGATCGTCAACATCGGCCACGACGTGATCGAGAAGCCACCGTTCTTCATGGTTCGTGGCGGCACCGAAGTGATCCACGTGAGCTTCCGCTCGGCTGAAGTTGATGCCGTGTACTTCCCGCAAGTAGAAGTGATCGGCGACATTGCCAACGCCGTATGGCAGATCAGCGAAGCGCTGACCGATACCAGCCACTGGGACTTCACCCGCCTGATGGCTATCCGCGAAGCGAACGAAGCGCAGATTGCCGAAGGCGCCGATGACGACCGCTTCCCGGTCTACCCGCAGCGCATGGTCGCCGACATCCGCCGTGCCCTGCCGTCCGAAGGCATCGTCGCCCTGGACAACGGCATCTACAAGATCTGGTTCGCCCGTAACTACAAGGCACACAAGCCCAACACCGTGCTGCTGGACAACGCCCTGGCGACCATGGGCGCCGGCCTGCCATCGGCCATGGCTTCGCACCTGGTCTACCCGGACCGCCCGGTGATTTCGGTTTGCGGCGACGGCGGCTTCATGATGAACAGCCAGGAGCTGGAAACTGCCGTGCGCCTGGGCATGCACTTGACCGTGGTGATCCTGCGTGACGACGGCTACGGCATGATCCGCTGGAAGCAGGCCAACATGGGCTTCACCGATTTCGGCCTGGACTACGGCAACCCGGACTTCGTCAAATACGCCGAAGCCTACGGTGCCAATGGCCACCGCGTGGAAAGCGCCGAAGCCTTCCTGCCGCTGCTCGAGCACTGCATCAAGACCCCTGGCGTGCACGTGATCGACTGCCCGGTCGACTACAGCGAGAACGACCGCATCCTCAACAGCGAGCTGCGTGAGCGCGCGCTGGCGGTCTAA
- a CDS encoding UPF0149 family protein, producing MLPALSEKELDRLEDLLITYGNDYSVLNLAELNGFFTALASSPNKVNPEQWLPSVAGGKVPKFKKPAHEEAYTALMLRYASQVAEELATDLEDFEPMFEEGESEEGPTIILEEWCFGYMRGTQVAEWSELPPEQDRLLKAISLHGLEDNFELLDSMSFDEHQACAPLVVEAARGLYQYQKQHRH from the coding sequence ATGCTCCCCGCGCTCAGCGAAAAAGAACTCGACCGCCTCGAAGACCTGCTGATCACCTACGGCAACGATTATTCGGTACTCAACCTCGCCGAGCTCAACGGTTTCTTCACTGCTCTGGCCAGCTCCCCCAACAAGGTCAACCCTGAGCAATGGCTGCCTTCTGTCGCCGGTGGCAAGGTGCCCAAGTTCAAGAAGCCTGCCCATGAAGAAGCGTATACCGCGCTGATGCTGCGTTATGCCAGCCAGGTGGCCGAAGAGTTGGCCACGGACCTCGAGGACTTCGAGCCGATGTTCGAAGAGGGCGAGAGCGAAGAGGGCCCGACGATCATTCTCGAGGAGTGGTGCTTCGGCTACATGCGCGGCACGCAAGTGGCCGAGTGGAGCGAGCTGCCGCCGGAGCAGGATCGTCTGCTCAAGGCCATTTCACTGCATGGGCTGGAAGATAACTTCGAGCTGCTCGACTCGATGAGCTTCGATGAGCACCAGGCTTGTGCACCGCTGGTGGTCGAGGCGGCGCGAGGGTTGTACCAGTACCAGAAACAGCACCGGCATTGA
- a CDS encoding glutathione S-transferase family protein, translated as MPSPIKLYNFPKSGHAHRIELMLSLLELPTELIFVDLAKGEHKQPEFLAINPFGQVPVIDDNGIVIADSNAILVYLAKAYGGERWLPEDPVGAARVQRWLSVAAGPLAFGPAAARLVTVFGASFNTDEVIGRAHTLLKVIDAELAKAPFLVGDQATIADIANYSYIAHAPEGNVSLEPYPNVRAWLARIEALPGFVPMPRTVIGLQSTL; from the coding sequence ATGCCAAGCCCGATCAAGCTCTACAACTTCCCCAAGTCCGGCCACGCCCACCGCATCGAGCTGATGCTGTCGCTGCTCGAACTGCCTACCGAACTGATCTTCGTCGACCTGGCCAAGGGTGAGCACAAGCAGCCTGAATTCCTCGCCATCAACCCCTTCGGCCAGGTGCCGGTGATCGATGACAACGGCATCGTCATCGCTGACTCCAACGCCATCCTCGTCTATCTGGCCAAGGCCTATGGCGGCGAGCGTTGGTTGCCCGAAGATCCGGTCGGCGCCGCCCGTGTGCAGCGCTGGTTGTCGGTCGCCGCAGGCCCGCTGGCCTTCGGCCCGGCCGCCGCCCGCCTGGTGACTGTATTCGGCGCCTCGTTCAACACCGACGAAGTGATTGGCCGCGCCCACACCCTGCTCAAGGTGATCGACGCCGAACTGGCCAAGGCCCCGTTCCTGGTCGGTGACCAGGCGACCATCGCCGATATCGCCAATTACTCGTACATCGCCCATGCGCCGGAAGGCAATGTGTCGCTGGAACCGTACCCCAACGTGCGCGCCTGGCTGGCCCGGATCGAGGCGCTGCCGGGCTTCGTGCCGATGCCACGCACCGTTATCGGTTTACAGAGCACGCTTTGA
- a CDS encoding pyridoxamine 5'-phosphate oxidase family protein, with amino-acid sequence MRSPWHAGEKRLQEQVGVAERMEVFGQKVIRDFMPDQHRAFYQQLPFLVAGAVDAAGTPWATLLEGPEGFISSPDPRQLLIGADLACDDPATPGLVAGGAIGLLGIELHTRRRNRLNGLIRRAGTGQLEVVVDQSFGNCPQYIQLREYTRVDEPPQARRDSSALNAASRAMIENADTFFVASYVEQENGQRAVDVSHRGGRPGFVRVEGNRLTIPDYAGNLHFNTLGNLLVNPVAGLLFIDFTTGDVLQVSGRTEVILDSPLISAFEGAERLWTLDIEQVVVRPAAVSLRWAFQEYAPTSLMTGTWSEAQERLQQRERQRQWLTWRVLRIEQESRDIRSFYLQPEEGTAVPFVPGQHIPVRLQVDGEAPLIRTYSLSSAPSDGHLRISVKAQGPASRYLHQQLKVGDPLQVRLPMGNFTLDHTSDRPLVLVGAGVGITPLIAMLREQLALGLGRRIYLFHGGRTLADLPFQHELAELQQHAGGLLSIHRALSLPEPQAVQGRDYAFASRLGIEQIKATLSLDDYDFYLCGPASFTQDLYEGLRTVHVPDARIHAEAFGPSTLRRHNDDNQSTLQQPPPASEPVPVYFASSAKEARWTPGGGTLLELAESRGLSPDFSCRGGSCGTCKTKLVSGQVHYPNPPAELPEAGSVLICCAIPAQAEEGVQPLVLEL; translated from the coding sequence ATGCGATCGCCCTGGCATGCAGGTGAAAAACGGCTGCAGGAGCAAGTCGGTGTTGCAGAGCGCATGGAGGTGTTCGGCCAGAAGGTCATCCGCGACTTCATGCCCGACCAGCATCGCGCGTTCTACCAGCAATTGCCGTTCCTGGTGGCCGGTGCCGTGGATGCTGCTGGCACCCCTTGGGCGACGCTGCTCGAAGGCCCGGAAGGCTTCATCAGCTCGCCCGATCCCCGGCAACTTTTGATCGGTGCCGATCTCGCCTGCGACGATCCGGCCACGCCGGGGCTGGTGGCGGGGGGGGCCATCGGCCTGCTGGGGATCGAGCTGCATACGCGGCGGCGCAATCGCCTCAATGGCCTGATCCGCCGGGCTGGCACCGGCCAGCTGGAGGTGGTGGTCGACCAATCGTTCGGCAACTGCCCGCAGTACATCCAGCTGCGCGAGTACACCCGCGTCGACGAGCCGCCGCAGGCGCGTCGGGATTCATCGGCACTCAATGCCGCGTCCCGCGCCATGATCGAAAACGCCGACACCTTCTTCGTCGCCAGTTACGTCGAGCAGGAAAATGGCCAACGTGCCGTGGACGTGTCCCACCGCGGTGGCCGGCCCGGTTTCGTCAGGGTCGAAGGTAATCGCCTGACCATACCCGACTACGCCGGCAACCTGCATTTCAACACCCTCGGCAACCTGCTGGTCAACCCGGTTGCCGGCCTGTTGTTCATCGACTTCACCACGGGCGATGTGCTGCAGGTTTCAGGGCGAACCGAGGTGATTCTCGACAGCCCGCTGATCAGCGCTTTCGAGGGGGCCGAGCGGCTCTGGACCCTGGACATCGAGCAGGTGGTGGTCCGCCCGGCCGCCGTGTCATTGCGCTGGGCCTTCCAGGAATACGCCCCTACCAGCCTGATGACCGGTACCTGGAGTGAAGCCCAAGAGCGCCTGCAACAGCGTGAGCGCCAGCGCCAATGGCTGACCTGGCGCGTGCTGCGTATCGAGCAGGAAAGCCGCGATATCCGTTCGTTCTACCTGCAACCCGAGGAGGGTACGGCGGTGCCCTTCGTGCCCGGCCAGCATATTCCGGTGCGCTTGCAGGTTGATGGAGAGGCACCGCTGATCCGCACCTACAGCCTGTCCAGTGCGCCGTCCGATGGCCACCTGCGCATCAGCGTCAAGGCGCAGGGGCCGGCGTCACGCTATCTGCACCAGCAACTGAAGGTGGGCGACCCTTTACAGGTGCGCCTGCCCATGGGCAATTTCACCCTGGATCACACCAGCGACCGGCCCCTCGTGCTGGTCGGTGCTGGCGTCGGTATCACCCCGTTGATCGCCATGCTCCGCGAGCAACTGGCCTTGGGGCTGGGGCGGCGCATCTACCTGTTCCACGGTGGCCGTACGCTGGCCGACCTGCCGTTCCAGCACGAGCTTGCCGAACTCCAGCAGCACGCCGGTGGCCTGCTGAGCATTCACCGCGCCCTGAGCCTGCCCGAACCCCAAGCCGTGCAGGGCCGCGACTACGCCTTCGCCAGCCGCCTGGGCATCGAGCAGATCAAGGCCACGCTGTCGCTGGACGACTACGACTTCTACCTCTGTGGCCCGGCCAGTTTCACCCAGGACCTTTACGAAGGCCTGCGCACGGTGCATGTACCGGATGCCCGCATCCATGCCGAAGCCTTCGGCCCTTCGACCCTGCGTCGCCACAACGACGACAACCAGTCCACCCTGCAACAACCACCGCCCGCGAGCGAACCGGTGCCGGTGTACTTCGCCAGCTCCGCCAAGGAGGCACGCTGGACGCCCGGCGGCGGCACCTTGCTGGAACTGGCGGAAAGCCGCGGCCTGTCGCCGGACTTCAGCTGCCGAGGAGGCTCGTGCGGTACCTGCAAGACCAAACTGGTCAGCGGCCAGGTCCACTACCCGAACCCGCCCGCTGAACTGCCCGAAGCCGGTAGCGTGCTGATCTGCTGCGCGATTCCGGCCCAGGCCGAGGAAGGCGTGCAGCCCCTGGTACTGGAGCTCTAG
- a CDS encoding LysR family transcriptional regulator: MDQIHLMKVFVAVGELESFAAAARRLAISPAAVTRAVSALEEQLGVKLLLRTTRSVRLTEAGGRYLEDTRHILASIVEANEAAAGINAAPKGDLAVTAPILFGKKFVMPCIVRYLQQYPEVDVSAFFLDRVVNLVEEGMDVAVRIGQLPDSGLKALRVGKMRRLLCASPEYLERHGTPRHPSELQKHEVIAAGTLSPRTDWRFGAIDDPTLIRMKPRLTVTSNDAAIAAASAGLGIARLLSYQVADEVAAGRLQVILAEYEEAPWPIHILHRESKYGSTKVRTFIDMLAEHLRSQAHLA, translated from the coding sequence ATGGACCAGATCCACCTGATGAAAGTGTTCGTGGCCGTCGGCGAGCTGGAAAGCTTCGCCGCCGCCGCTCGCCGCCTGGCCATCTCGCCGGCGGCGGTGACCCGCGCCGTCAGCGCCCTGGAGGAACAGCTCGGGGTCAAGCTGCTGCTGCGCACCACCCGCAGCGTGCGCCTGACCGAGGCCGGCGGGCGCTATCTGGAAGACACCCGGCATATCCTCGCCAGCATTGTCGAAGCCAACGAAGCCGCCGCCGGCATCAACGCCGCGCCCAAGGGCGACCTGGCGGTGACCGCGCCGATCCTGTTCGGCAAGAAGTTCGTCATGCCGTGCATCGTGCGCTACCTGCAGCAGTACCCCGAGGTGGACGTCTCGGCGTTCTTCCTCGACCGCGTGGTGAACCTGGTGGAGGAGGGCATGGACGTGGCCGTGCGCATCGGCCAGTTGCCCGACTCGGGCCTGAAGGCGCTGCGGGTGGGCAAGATGCGCCGGCTGCTGTGCGCCTCGCCCGAATACCTGGAACGCCATGGCACGCCGCGCCATCCCTCGGAGTTGCAGAAGCACGAAGTCATCGCCGCTGGGACGCTGTCACCTCGCACGGACTGGCGTTTCGGCGCCATCGACGACCCGACGCTGATTCGCATGAAGCCGCGCCTGACCGTGACCAGCAACGACGCCGCCATCGCCGCGGCCAGTGCCGGGCTGGGGATCGCCCGGCTGCTGTCGTACCAGGTGGCGGACGAAGTGGCGGCCGGGCGCTTGCAGGTGATTCTGGCCGAATACGAGGAGGCGCCGTGGCCGATCCATATCCTGCATCGCGAGAGCAAATATGGTTCGACCAAGGTGCGGACCTTTATCGATATGTTGGCTGAGCACTTGCGTAGCCAGGCGCATCTGGCGTGA
- a CDS encoding PLP-dependent aminotransferase family protein, which yields MDRIPKPDKRWHTVNAWLLRQIDSGEWPSGMQLPSVRELARLFDSSIATVQRALAELEANAYVQARPRVGYFVAKGTAQVQGFDLASVTVNVDHAVVAMLAQAASNTTLSLSSAVLHDELAPQVLLSRCLASLASKADLALAGLIAPPGLASLRRRIAGLMLQRGVACGPDDILVTSGDTVALELALEAVARPGATVAIETPTYYGILQTIERLGMRALPIHTHADSGMDLEHLEWALKRGKVDVVFLNPTLQNPRGFIMPDAARARLSQLAQAADVPIIEDDIFFDLVDEAQRPRAIKHYDVTGQTIYCSSFSKTVAPGYRVGWCVAGRYRDAILAQMFSRNLAVSSLAQRVLDEFIGRGYMDEHCAKLRGRLAAQAGVMEALVRSVFPAGTRYVAPRGGFIHWVELPGGTDMLALQRLAAERGCNVGASGMFFADGECGTGLRVCLGRVITPEVMGGLRVLAECAGLSRP from the coding sequence ATGGACCGCATTCCCAAGCCCGACAAGCGCTGGCACACCGTCAACGCCTGGCTGCTGCGCCAGATCGACAGCGGCGAATGGCCCAGCGGCATGCAATTGCCCTCGGTGCGCGAGCTGGCGCGGCTGTTCGACAGCAGCATCGCCACCGTGCAACGGGCCCTGGCGGAGCTGGAGGCCAATGCCTATGTGCAGGCCAGGCCACGGGTAGGCTATTTCGTCGCCAAAGGCACGGCCCAGGTGCAGGGGTTCGACCTGGCCAGCGTCACCGTCAACGTCGACCACGCGGTGGTCGCCATGCTCGCCCAGGCGGCCAGCAACACCACGCTTTCGCTGAGCTCGGCAGTGCTGCATGACGAACTTGCCCCACAGGTGCTGCTGAGCAGATGCCTGGCATCGCTGGCGAGCAAGGCCGATCTGGCGCTGGCCGGGCTGATCGCGCCACCCGGCCTGGCCTCGCTGCGCCGGCGTATCGCCGGGCTGATGCTGCAACGCGGCGTGGCCTGCGGGCCGGACGATATCCTGGTGACCTCAGGCGACACCGTGGCGCTGGAACTGGCCCTCGAAGCCGTCGCCCGGCCGGGCGCCACGGTGGCCATCGAGACACCCACCTACTACGGCATCCTGCAGACCATCGAACGCCTGGGGATGCGCGCCCTGCCCATTCACACCCACGCCGACAGCGGCATGGACCTCGAGCACCTGGAGTGGGCCCTGAAGCGCGGGAAGGTCGATGTGGTGTTCCTCAACCCGACGCTGCAGAACCCCCGGGGCTTCATCATGCCCGACGCGGCGCGGGCACGGCTCTCACAGCTGGCGCAGGCGGCGGATGTGCCGATCATCGAGGACGATATCTTCTTCGACCTGGTGGACGAGGCGCAGCGGCCCAGGGCGATCAAGCACTACGACGTGACCGGGCAGACGATCTATTGCTCGTCGTTCTCCAAGACCGTGGCGCCGGGGTATCGGGTGGGCTGGTGCGTGGCCGGACGGTACCGGGATGCGATCCTGGCCCAGATGTTTTCACGCAACCTGGCGGTATCGAGCCTGGCGCAGCGGGTGCTGGATGAATTCATCGGGCGGGGGTACATGGACGAGCACTGCGCGAAACTGCGTGGGCGGCTGGCGGCGCAGGCCGGGGTGATGGAGGCGCTGGTGCGTTCGGTATTTCCGGCGGGGACGCGCTATGTGGCGCCTCGGGGCGGCTTCATCCACTGGGTCGAATTACCGGGAGGGACAGACATGCTGGCGCTGCAACGGCTTGCCGCGGAGCGTGGCTGCAATGTGGGCGCCAGCGGGATGTTCTTTGCCGATGGGGAGTGTGGCACTGGGTTGCGGGTGTGCCTGGGGCGGGTGATTACGCCGGAGGTGATGGGCGGGTTGAGGGTGCTGGCGGAGTGTGCTGGCCTTTCAAGGCCTTGA
- a CDS encoding L-lactate permease yields MAALLLQMSPIGLVITLILLLRRPPVQAALAGVAGVLLLWGLGVAQPLSTAVSGAILQDTLILFLSTAGVIVPGLAFAILVERAGAPQAIGAWVRELGWTPPMQVIFIVLGLAPLLEAMTGFGVSLIATVPLLMGLFSRQTGMKMALAGMAVMPWGTLGLATVIGALLAHVPAQELGSHSALVSAPVFLCLAAVALALAGIRSLKAWLGLAAISLLFSTVLYTANRWIGPEASGVLAGLAVACTGLALSWARRGTLVHWPRAAWPYLALLGVIVASRGLFLVSGWDGGWVVHGAKVAWKPLASPGLALLLVVLAMAARQGGGFPWRALFTRARFPVATIFLFLLLSQVMVKAGFLVEAQRALQSLSGVSLAATVSLLAGLAGYVTSSNVGGTTLVMPAIAALSDSHGAWLAAMANSAAGHGALGSLSILALIIGLAGANRDEEHGLIRFGFALVVLNIVIVAATGVVLLYLSGA; encoded by the coding sequence ATGGCTGCCCTGCTGCTGCAAATGTCCCCCATAGGCCTGGTGATCACCCTGATCCTGCTGCTGCGCCGCCCACCCGTGCAGGCCGCGCTGGCCGGCGTGGCCGGTGTCCTGCTGCTGTGGGGCCTGGGCGTCGCGCAGCCGCTGTCGACGGCGGTGTCCGGCGCGATCCTGCAAGACACGCTGATCCTGTTTCTCAGCACCGCCGGCGTGATCGTCCCGGGCCTGGCCTTTGCCATTCTGGTCGAGCGCGCCGGCGCCCCGCAGGCTATCGGGGCCTGGGTACGGGAGCTGGGCTGGACGCCACCGATGCAGGTGATCTTCATCGTCCTGGGCCTGGCGCCGCTGCTGGAAGCGATGACCGGGTTCGGGGTGTCGCTGATCGCTACCGTGCCATTGCTGATGGGGCTGTTTTCGCGCCAGACGGGCATGAAGATGGCGTTGGCGGGGATGGCGGTGATGCCGTGGGGCACCCTTGGGCTGGCCACGGTGATCGGCGCGCTGCTGGCCCATGTACCGGCGCAGGAACTGGGCAGCCATTCGGCGCTGGTCAGCGCACCGGTGTTTCTCTGCCTGGCCGCCGTGGCACTGGCCTTGGCGGGGATCCGCAGCCTCAAGGCATGGCTGGGGCTGGCAGCGATCTCGCTGCTGTTCAGCACAGTGCTGTATACGGCCAACCGCTGGATCGGGCCTGAGGCTTCGGGGGTGCTGGCCGGGCTGGCGGTGGCCTGCACGGGCCTGGCGCTGTCCTGGGCGCGGCGAGGAACCTTGGTGCACTGGCCACGGGCAGCGTGGCCGTACCTGGCGTTGCTGGGGGTGATCGTCGCCTCGCGTGGGCTGTTCCTGGTCTCGGGCTGGGACGGCGGGTGGGTGGTGCACGGCGCCAAGGTGGCGTGGAAGCCACTGGCCTCGCCGGGGCTGGCGCTGCTGCTGGTGGTGCTGGCGATGGCCGCACGCCAGGGCGGCGGCTTCCCGTGGCGGGCACTGTTCACCCGCGCACGGTTTCCGGTGGCGACGATCTTCCTGTTCCTGCTGCTCTCCCAGGTGATGGTCAAGGCGGGCTTCCTGGTCGAGGCGCAACGGGCCTTGCAGTCGCTGTCCGGCGTATCGCTGGCCGCGACGGTGTCGTTGCTGGCAGGGCTGGCCGGCTATGTCACCAGTTCCAATGTCGGCGGTACCACCCTGGTGATGCCCGCCATCGCGGCATTGTCCGACAGCCATGGTGCGTGGCTGGCCGCCATGGCCAACAGTGCCGCCGGGCACGGCGCGCTGGGCTCGTTGTCGATCCTGGCGCTGATCATCGGGCTGGCCGGTGCCAACCGCGACGAGGAACACGGGCTGATCCGCTTCGGTTTTGCCCTGGTCGTGCTGAACATTGTCATTGTGGCTGCAACCGGCGTGGTTTTGCTCTACCTTTCGGGGGCCTGA
- a CDS encoding type II toxin-antitoxin system HipA family toxin yields the protein MIARIYLWDVYVGALNWNTQTQTGEFEYTPEFVRTGLEISPVHMPLRQDYTYVFQGLDRETFKGLPSILADSLPDDFGNALIDAWLAQQGRDKATFTPVERLLYQGKRGMGALEYRPAMATERDKGESIHIDALVRLASEVLSERESIAERLDAKDPSLDDGALQHLIQIGTSAGGARAKAVIAMNAEGEIRSGQVTAPPGFEYWLLKFDVAKDSTVLADSQGYGRIEYAYHLMAKAAGITMTECRLLEEGGRAHFMTRRFDRTAEGEKIHVATLCALDHADFRKPGQYSYAEAFGVMRALRISRDGAEQFYRRMVFNLVARNQDDHTKNTAFMMDTDGTWYLTPAYDVSYSYLPGSFWVDSHQMTVNGKRDDFTLDDLLSVASQVRGMDARGIIKEVCEAVAQWPRFAREAGVPATASKRIGEVHRLYLGEGL from the coding sequence GTGATTGCACGGATCTATCTCTGGGATGTGTATGTAGGCGCGCTCAACTGGAACACGCAGACCCAGACCGGGGAGTTCGAATACACCCCCGAGTTCGTCAGGACGGGCCTTGAGATCTCGCCGGTCCATATGCCGTTGCGCCAGGACTACACCTACGTGTTCCAGGGGCTGGACCGCGAAACCTTCAAGGGCCTGCCCTCGATCCTCGCCGACTCCCTGCCCGATGATTTCGGCAACGCGCTGATCGATGCCTGGCTGGCCCAGCAGGGGCGTGACAAGGCAACGTTTACCCCGGTCGAGCGCCTGCTGTACCAGGGCAAGCGCGGCATGGGCGCCCTGGAGTATCGCCCGGCGATGGCCACCGAGCGGGACAAGGGGGAGAGCATCCATATCGATGCACTGGTGCGCCTGGCCAGCGAGGTGTTGTCCGAACGCGAGTCGATCGCCGAGCGCCTGGATGCCAAGGACCCATCGCTGGACGACGGCGCCCTGCAGCACCTCATCCAGATCGGTACCAGCGCGGGCGGCGCCCGGGCCAAGGCGGTGATCGCCATGAATGCCGAAGGCGAGATCCGTTCGGGGCAGGTCACCGCGCCGCCGGGCTTCGAGTACTGGTTGCTAAAGTTCGATGTGGCCAAGGACTCGACCGTGCTGGCTGACTCACAAGGCTACGGGCGCATCGAGTACGCCTACCACCTCATGGCCAAGGCGGCCGGCATCACCATGACCGAGTGCCGATTGCTGGAGGAAGGTGGACGCGCTCACTTCATGACCCGACGCTTCGACCGCACGGCCGAAGGTGAAAAGATCCACGTCGCGACCTTGTGCGCACTCGACCACGCCGACTTCCGCAAGCCTGGCCAATACTCCTATGCCGAGGCCTTCGGGGTGATGCGCGCGCTGCGGATTTCCCGCGACGGCGCCGAACAGTTCTACCGCCGCATGGTGTTCAACCTGGTGGCACGTAACCAGGACGACCACACCAAGAACACGGCCTTCATGATGGACACCGACGGCACCTGGTACCTCACCCCGGCGTATGACGTGTCCTATTCCTACCTGCCTGGCAGCTTCTGGGTCGATAGCCACCAGATGACCGTGAACGGCAAACGCGACGACTTCACCCTCGACGATTTGCTGAGCGTGGCCAGCCAGGTCAGGGGGATGGATGCACGAGGGATCATCAAGGAAGTCTGTGAAGCCGTCGCACAGTGGCCGCGTTTTGCCAGAGAGGCCGGTGTACCCGCCACCGCCAGTAAGCGGATCGGCGAAGTTCATCGCCTGTACCTTGGAGAGGGGCTGTGA
- a CDS encoding helix-turn-helix domain-containing protein: MTDDAIANEIGQRIEAIRLKRNIGQDIVAHEAGISRETYRKLTAGKGTLVNVIAVLRVLGELDRLASLIEDVRTSPVQLAKMQGKQRMRATVTRATPSAPEHGIRTPIGKPTLIGGSKPDKDDSW; the protein is encoded by the coding sequence ATGACTGACGACGCTATCGCCAACGAGATCGGCCAACGCATTGAGGCTATCCGCCTGAAGCGTAATATTGGCCAGGACATCGTCGCCCATGAAGCCGGGATTTCCCGGGAGACCTACCGCAAGCTCACGGCAGGCAAAGGCACCCTGGTCAACGTGATTGCCGTCCTGCGAGTGCTGGGAGAGCTAGATCGTCTCGCCTCCCTCATCGAGGACGTCAGGACCAGCCCCGTACAACTGGCAAAAATGCAGGGCAAGCAGCGGATGCGGGCGACCGTCACACGGGCTACACCTTCGGCGCCTGAACACGGAATCAGGACGCCTATCGGCAAGCCCACGCTCATTGGTGGCTCGAAACCCGACAAGGATGACAGCTGGTGA